The window GTTGTGCTATTAATCCTTTGATCAGACTAATTTTTGTTATTATCTGTTGTTTCCAATAGAACCTTGGCTCAAAGAAAAGCAAACAAATGCAACCAATCAAAGAAATAGCAAAAGTTACATTGAGTATGTTGTTGTATGCTTGGAAGAAAGGTTCTTGTGATTTGTAATATCACATTGTTAGTTTGTGCAGTAAACGATAACCCCAAAAGGATACTTAAAATTCACTTACCTTTTAAGTTCTTACATGTGTTTGATGTATGAAATGTAAAGGTTAAAACTTTTATGCATAGTATAAACCAGCAGAAATCATTTAGCAACCCAGCAACTTTGCTTCAGATATTAGATACCTGAAGCTAAAACAATGAACAGAAAAAGGGCCAACGCCCTTCTTATAATTTCATGTGTGACATTTTATTTCCTTCCATTTTCAAAATTGTGCACCACACCTCTGAGAGCCTAAACCGTTCAGCCATTAAATTCCTCTGCTAAAACCCCAATAACTTGCATGTTCAAGGCACAAATATAGAAATATTGAAATCTATGATCCATTTTATCATCACACAGAGAGAACATAAACTTTTTTTGTTTCCTCAAAGCATTGTAATAACTACACTAAACTTGGCCACAAAACGAGCCTTCTTACAGGTGATCTTCAGAAATACTTTAGAAGAGCTAAAACAGTACACAGTGAAATATGAAAGTCGACGATGTTACATGGCAAATTTCAAACCACCAAGATGATGATACCCTCATTCAGGACAGAGAACGTCCTAAAAAAGTGATGCAAATGATCATTACAGGTGATCTGCAGGAGTAGAAGCATCCTCAGAACTGAGACCTGTCCAAGCTGTCAAAGTATGGATGATCAAGAGCAGCTTTCGCTGAAATCCTGTCTGCCGGATCAAATTTGAGCATTTGCTACAATGACCAAGCACGTATAACAACATTATTCACTTAGGTCCAACAAGAAGCAGTAGAACGAGAAATAAAGAAATTGAAAGGCATTACATCAATGAAAACATGAGCTAGTATACAGGAAAATTTTATCCAAAATGGATTTTACCGTTAGGAGGTCCACACCATCAGGTCCCAATGATGGAACATGAGAGGCCAGGTTCTGAGGTTCCCATTGTGGATAAACATGCCAGTCGCGGAGTGAACTGACTCCAGGCCACTGCTTATCAGTTGGAGTTCCTAATAACCTTCACAAATTCACATAAACATATTTTAAGCTATCGATTCGTCTGTCTTAGACAAAATTATCAAAAGAGAAAAGTTCGTTGCAATACTAAAATTCAGTTCGTTTTCCTTTTGGTTTATTAGCTATAGTACTAGAAACTAGTTGCCCTTCAAAAATTCAGATTAAAAACATCAAATGTCACACATTCTAACATATTGATGGTTCTACTTGTGACATCGCCATCTATCCTTAAAGAATATCTTAAGAACTCAGTCCTTGAGCCTGAGCAACTTTTGTAAGACAAACTATCAAGGTGGCTATTGGTATCATTAGATAACATCCTGAATACTAATTAATACCTCAAAAAACTTTGTGGAAAACATAATTGAAAATCCATTAATTTTGCCACAGAAGCCATGCTTGAGGTGTCAATTACACAAAGCAGAAGCTGCTGTTAAAGTTAAAATCCAACGTAAATATTGTTGGTAATCCCCCTCCCCCCTACTGGACCCATACAAAAATGACAAGCAGGAAAATAAAAAGAACTTGATGACTGATCATAGACATACCTGAATATGTGAAGCAATTGCTGAAACTCAGAGTCGCCAGGAAATAAGGCTTGCCTTCGAGCCATCTCAGCTAAATCACATAGAGAAAACAAAGTAAAACAACCTACCTATGGAAGGGTGAATGTATTTAACCAGGAAATATAGTTTGCCTTCGACCTCTAGGCAACACCTTATGGAGCTAGAAGGATTTTCTTTCTTGTGTCCATTTATTTCCCAATGCTAAAACCATATCCCcgagaaaaatgaaaatttatcCACAATTAGTGATCTTTGTCTAGCCTGAGCCGCTTGGTCCAATTAGAATGCATTTTCAGTTTGCATTCCCTTGGAAGTGCTTTACAAGAATTTATTCCGCAAAATTATTTATCTTTTACAACAAAAATAAAAGTCCACTGATAAAATTTTAGTTATACTCGAGTTCTTTAGAAGTCCTTCTTGAGAAGGTATCTTATTTTGTCAAAGGCAATAATATATATAACAACTTCTAAGGTCTGCCAGGGCTTTAAGTGCAAACCGCAATTAAAGCATGGGCTTAGATCTTTAGTTAGTAATGACTATAAGCAACAACCAATAATTATATGAACAAAGTAATtgaaaataaaaaagacaaaCTACAACAAATGAAACATATGAAGTGAAAGCATGTAAATTCAAAAACCAAGCTAAAGATTTTAGATCTCAAACTCCACTGCGAAAAAAGTAAGAAATGTATTCATAACGGGTTTTTTATCAATTAATCTATCTCAATTAATCTATCTTTTTTCCAGTTATATTTATTGTTTAGTGCCATCCACTTCAAGAAGAGCTCATGGCTGTACGCGGCCTTAGCACCTTGATAGCTGCACTTCAAGAAGAGCCCAAGCCTAAGCTTAATATGATTTTAGAGCTTACACGCACCTCACATAAGCCTTTAACAACAATGTATACATTTGTTAGTATATCCATCCTGGTGCTTTTCAGCCACCTAGCAGATACACCAATTTTCTAAAGAACGCCTTTGAGATCAAAAAGCTCTTTTAGAACCTAATATATCTTGAAAGCAACCCAAAACCCCCACTGTTTTATCCAAATGTTAGACTAAAAGAACATAAAGTGCCAAAATCCAACTTCTTGCGAAAAGTTCATACTGAGTGGCCTATAACACTACCCTCCTATGGAACTAATATGTTCAAGTTAATACTAGAACAAAGTTATGTACAACATAATTTCCATCAACTAATTACAAACAGTATGTTCAAATTATCAGATCATAAACATATTGAAAGCGTGCTATAAGAAACTAGTCAATGAGAAGAAAAGGCTTAAATGGAGTACAATTCAAAGCATCAGGTAACAGAAACATTATAAAAGACTTAGCAAACATTTCTAAGTTAAAAGAAGTAAAAGAATCTAAGCAATGATCTGGTCTACAAGAGTAAACAACATGATCAACTCAAACATGCTTACCAAAAATACACCCCACAGACCACATATCAACAGCAGTTGAGTAATGAGTAGATCCCAACAAAACTTCAGGAGCTCTGTACCACAAAGTAACAATCTgaacaacaaccaaaaaaaaaaaggcaaaacaGTTATTCCAGCAGCAAGGAGTTAATTTTAACTGCCACATTTATCTAACTCCCTATATCATTATGGTGATTTGTTTGGCAAGGTCAGTATGAaagaaataaaaatttattaaccTCGTGAGTGTAGCTCTTCATGGGAACTGTAAAAGCCCTTCCAAGACCTAGATCAGCTATCTTAAGTATGCCCTTCTCTTTGTCCACTAGTAGGTTCTGTGGCTTCAAATCTCTGGCAAAAGATTACAAAAACTCCATTAACAGTTTAACACTAAGTAAAAATTGACCAGAATTTACAACAAGGGCTCGTTTGGCCATGGATAATTCATTTTTCTTAcggaatcatgtttggacatagaATTTTTACAATTTTCCGGAATTCAACTTAATGGAATATTCCGATATTGGAAAACTCCAAAAATCTGTTCACATTTTTTACTCCAAATCATTCACAAAAAATTGAACATTTTTTCAAGTTATATTCAtgttcaaacacaactccaatttcTAATTaccattttttcatatttttttccaaatactacattttcaaatttcacatttttttaCGTCCAAACGCCGACTAATTAAACAAATCCAAGATAAAATGAAAAGGGAAAAATGACTAAGTTAGACCTGTGGAGAACTCCATGGCTATGGCAATGAGCTACCCCTTTGCACAATTGATATAAGAAACTCTGTCAAAAAATCGAAATATGTCAACATCAAACATATAGTGTTCACAAACAGagcaaataaaaattaaaaaaaaaaaagacatggtAGGCGTTtgaacatgcgatttcatctctgatttcatctcacgagatgaaatcccaaatcatccaaaaaggcatgatttggtatttgaaaccatgatttcaaaaaatataaatgtaaaatttgactcatacgtttatattttgttaGAAAAAGACACATAAGTTGATAGATacatttaccaatcatgtttaccaaccatttgtattaaatattaatctgcaagttggtaatatatatttatcaatcatgtttaccatgtgggaggattatattaaaaagtagttacattactattcatgtctaAAGTTTGGTCAATTGATGTTGtgttttttagaaaggccttctggtagcgtattaattttattatgaactacgatttactcatttggtaagattatataagaattgggaaaattttgatgATTTTCACAGCTTGTGGGATTTCTATATTTATAAAAAAGAaaactgcaacttaagaaattcaaattgcatgtccaaacggcACCATAGCAAAATAACAGACAACTCACTACACAGAATTCaggaaaaaggaagaagaaaaagataGGAACAGAAATGGAAGGACAAGAAATTAGAAACCTGAATAAGAGAAGGAGGAAGAGGCCTAGGGTTAGGTCCTTTACGATGAGAATCAATAAACTTCTTAAGATCAGTATCCAAATACTCAAAAACAAGGTAAAGTATAGGCTTCCCATTTTTATCAATATGCTCAACACATAACAAACGAACAATGTAAAGAGAATGTGAAAGCATTTGAAGTAAAGAGATCTCTCTTAATGCTGTTGGTGGTACACCTTCTTCATCCATTTCAAGTCGTGTTTTTTTCAGTGCAACAAGTTGACCTGTTGATTTGTCTTTGGCTTTGTATACTTTCCCATATGTTCCTTCACCTACTTTCTCTAATTTCTCATATTTCTCCATTTTTTGCTGTGTTGATGATTTTGGTGGTGTTGATTGATTTGGTGGATCTTAAAAGTATTTGGGGAGTGTAAAGCAACAACGGCAGGGTTTCCCCCCTCTTTCTTTATTTTGAATTTCGAATTGATGGCTTACACATGCTTCATGCTGCCGCCTCTTATAAATAATGTTGACTGCTCATTCATTTATagaggcgtttggccatagataccaaaaacaaattcaatttttttttgaacttctaaagttggaattgtgtttggtcataatttttaaaattata is drawn from Lycium barbarum isolate Lr01 chromosome 8, ASM1917538v2, whole genome shotgun sequence and contains these coding sequences:
- the LOC132606702 gene encoding cell division control protein 2 homolog C, translated to MEKYEKLEKVGEGTYGKVYKAKDKSTGQLVALKKTRLEMDEEGVPPTALREISLLQMLSHSLYIVRLLCVEHIDKNGKPILYLVFEYLDTDLKKFIDSHRKGPNPRPLPPSLIQSFLYQLCKGVAHCHSHGVLHRDLKPQNLLVDKEKGILKIADLGLGRAFTVPMKSYTHEIVTLWYRAPEVLLGSTHYSTAVDMWSVGCIFAEMARRQALFPGDSEFQQLLHIFRLLGTPTDKQWPGVSSLRDWHVYPQWEPQNLASHVPSLGPDGVDLLTQMLKFDPADRISAKAALDHPYFDSLDRSQF